The genomic window AAGGTAGCTTTTCTTATCTTCTGCAAGAGCAGTGGTGAGCATGAGAAGGAAGGAGATTAATGTGGTGAAAATGTGAACGCCTCTCATGGCCATGGGCAAGGAATTGCCTGTGATCATCTAATGCAAGGGAAACCAGTGTGCCGGAGTCTCTTGCATATAAATCAAGATTGTTGAGTAAAAAGAGCCAGTAATTACCGTGAAAACTTCAGGTGGCTCCCGTTTGCTTTACGTGTTTGCTTGAACTACAGCTTAGGAAAGGGACCAAACAGCAAATCTGGGCCTTATTAATTTGTCCCCTGGAGCACGGCGAATGCTGGCACCACAAAACAATcgggccctgtttagttctagcggtgaaaagttttagcgtgttacatcggatatactaacacatatttgaagtgttagacgtagactaataacaaaacaaattatatgttccacctgtaaactgcgagacgaatttattaagcgtaattaatccatcattagcaaatgtttactgtaggaccacattgtcaaaacatggagcaattaggcttaaaagattcgtttcacaatttacacgaaatctgtgtaattagttttttttctatatttaatactccatgcatatgtccaaatattcaatgtgatagggtgaaaagtttttgcgtgggaATGCTGGCACTACAAAACAATCAGGCCctgtttagggtgtgtttagttcacgccaaaattgaaaatttggttgaaattagaacgatgtgacggaaaagttgaaagtttgtgtgtaggagaGTTTTGATGttatggaaaagttggaagtttgaagaaaaagtttggaactaaacaagggcttagttctaggggtgaaaagttttagcgtgtcacatcggatatacggacacacatttgaagtattaaacgtagactaataataaaacagaTTACAGATTCctcctgtaaactgtgagacgaatttattaagcctaattaatccgtcattagcaaatgtttactgtagcaccacattgtcgaatcatggagcaattaggcttaaaagatccgtcttgcaaattagtcgtaatatgtgcagttagttatttttttagcatatatttaatactttatgcaggtgttcaaacgttcgatgtgacagggtgaaaaattttgaggtgggatctaaacacggACTCAGTCGTTAGTCGTGTTCTAAAGGGAACCGTATCCTATGACATTACACAGTAATGTCACGGTGTGACATTCATTCAATCCACACCATCCATTCTAAATCAACGATGGTAGATTATTTGACATGCAATTAATCAAACTAATTAGTAGATTGTGTAGTTATAATTGTCCCTAGATCAGATATTGCATTTTCAAGAGGCAAACATCGTTGACCGGTGGAAGAATCGGCATATGATGATAATTATGTTTCACTTACTTGTTAGATGCAGTGATTTGCACATTATCCTGGAGGAAGTGAATCCTGTGCATCAATTTTGTGCTGCCATCCTCCGTCAAAACGAGGCAATTCTGAATATACAAGCGGATGGGTTAATGTttaatgaagatgaagagacTGCTTTAGTGCTAACAAAAAAATCCTTCCCACCTATTAAGTACATATACCTACATAATCTGCTAGTTAATTTGATTAGTTAATTAGATGCCAATTAGTCTGTGGCCGTTGATTTAGAATGAATGGTGTGGATTGAAGGAAAATGTCAGAGGATACGGTTCCGATGTGAAGAACAGTGGGCTCGCTTTCCCTGACCACATCGTTGACGATTAGGAAGTCAACAAGGAAAGACCACCTTGTTCAGCACGGTGATGCAACGTTTTGGTGTTAACCTGAACATAGCTAGACAATACTAACACGTCCTTACTGTGTTGCTAATGGTCATGGGTTAGTGGCTAGGACTTGAAGATGCTGAACCAATAATACATCAAAGTGATATCAAGACCTGGATCAACCGGTCAAGGACGGCACTACTGAAAGCAAGCCGCTACCGTGCAAAGATGATCCTGGTGGAGCTCCTCCTGTCGTCCTGTGATCCTGTCCATGCAGCTCACAGGCTCAGTAACCACTGGGAGTGCTCACTCAGGCTTGTTCTTGTTTACTGCTAGATTTTGGCCCTCCAATTCTTTGGCACTTTTCACCGACGTTTTCTagatatttgaatttttgccaAATTTTACCAACACCATGTATTAGATAATAGCAACTTTACcatataaaatttggtaatgcctAAAGATGCCGAAACTTTTGAATTACCAAAATTATGGTAGAGAATCAAACCAAAATAGCCATCAGGCCGAGCCAAATCTTCTCATTTCGCAGCAAATGGTCCGGGAGACCCGGACAGTGTCGAGAAAGCAACACAGTGTTAGTCGCAGGCTCGCAGCAGCTAACACTTGATCCACTGGGCCGTCATGCCTGAATCGGCCCGAAGGAGGAGCCAGCAGATGATCAGGTACAGCGCTGGATAGCGTTGGTGTCGTGTGGTCATGGTCGCCTCCAAACTCCAAAGTCTCCAAGACTCCAACTGTCCAACACCTCATCCTCGCTTGCGTGCCGGTACAGTTTTACTCGTCAgcatcccctttttttttctttttgaaactgTCAGCATCCTCTCTCCGGATACTCCGTCacttgtgtattttttttcccttggagAAACCGTTTTGCTGATACCAGCAACTGCCCGGCCATACAATAATAATATCATGCCCAGATACTCCTGTACAATTACAAAATAGCTTGAGAATGAATAGTTCtgctatttttttagataatagattatattaaacccggcctctacaccttGCGAGGGCGTACACAGCCAATAATAGTTCTGCTATTAATTATTCAAAAGTAGAGGGCGTAATAAACATAGAGTTGTATTCATCTTAGACTCTCAGCTTACCATTTTATACAGTATTAATTTAATATGAAATACTctgaaatattaaaatatgcaATGCACCGGGCGGACGACTGGTATTATTACTGATCTTGCTCAAAATGGTCATCGTAATTTCAGAACGAACTGATCGTTCAAACGTTCCTCACGTTCAGACTACTACTTCGCGCGTAGCGCGTGTGCTGCAACTACTGCGCTGTAAAAATGatcggaatcggtcggaaacagtattaatgtttttattatttttacagGAAAGAACTGAAATAGTCTGaaaatttccatatttatatatttaactatTCAGTATCAACTTCAATTCGACACTAACAGAAATTAGAGAAACATAATTTTATAAACaatagggtgaatagctaatttagtccctcaaaTTTCACGGAAGGCTCATTTGATTCTTCAGGTTTCATTTTATCCACGTAAGTCCTCTaagtatttgtttttatttaaaatcatCCTTGAGTtcacttaatatgccatatggctatttctatTCAATATTTCTGTTAGAAAATATCCATTTTGCCCataatttgtatacaactatatactagaaaagagaaaccaaaccaagatgaataaacaacattgcagaaatacttcccattatttcaacatgtgtgTATGAAGCATAAGTAATGGCTATTGCATACACTTGCATGcacataatttattttcgttttACATATATTACTACACactatctataaaaaaattcattgcatgccattttttcttttatataaatatgtgaATGAGGGGGTAAAAGTGTTATTTATCAAGAGAGTTATTGGTTATGTTTAGCCATGTGGCTTCTAAATGggttcaaggataagtttgaacCAATGTAATAAATAGCGTTCGTAGCGCCCGCAATAGCGGCCGCTATAGTGGTAGCGGACCTCTACTGCTACCTCTACAAGGTAGCGGACTAAAGATAGCATGTTGTAACTTAGCGTCCGCTATAGCGCTTCGCTACCGATATAACAACCTGTTGTAGTGCTTCACGATCGCTATAACAGCTCTCTATTAACTTTGTTGGACCATTATAACACTTAAATGTTAGTTCTTCATATATGGATTGTAGAACTTTACATTGTTTATCTTAtttatcttatatatatatttgttatttcatattttttatgttataAAATATAGgagtaattaaaaataaaaacttgaaggactaatatggataGATTGAAACTTGGAGGACCACTTTGGCTATTCACCCTAAACTATAATAGTtgctaaaaatataattattatattaattttgCGAAAACGGTATCGATACGATCGAAAAATTTCGAGATATCCCAGTTCCTTCTCGTCCCTCTACCGTCATATCACCACCTACGTTACCTGGATACGCCTGGGAGGCCACGTATCCGTATCGGATACGCCTCCGGATACGGATACGTATCGGATACGCCCCGATACGTATCCCTTACGTATCCCCTCTTTTTACAATTTTCAGATAAATAAAGAAAATCCCGACACGTCTCCGATACTCCAATCCCTAAATCCATCGATCAAAATCCCAACCCGCGAGCCAAACTCCCCTCCCCCAAATCGCAGCGCCGCCTCCCCAAACCTGCTCGTTCTCTCGTGCGCCACCGTCCACCGTCGCCGAGCCTGTGCCATCGCCGTCCACCGTCGtcgggccgcgccgccgccatccaccgtcgccgggccacgccgccgccgtccaccgtcgccgggccgcgccgccgcggtcaGCAGCCGTAGCGCCGCGGAGCAGCTGCAgctccgccgtcgtctccggcgggcgcagcgccgccgccgtcagcagCTGCAGGCCTGCAGCTCCACGcgtccgccgtcgtctccggcgggcgcagcgccgccgtcgtcagcaGCTGCAAGCCGCTGGTAAATCTCCTCAGGCCTCCATCGTATTTGTTAGATTCAATAGATTTtagaagtggaagtagtggcaGTGGTAGCAATAATAGTGGCAATGTTGTTGGTGTCTTGGTGATGCATCAAGAGAGACGAGCAACTAGTGGCAGTGGACCAACAATGGCTGGCAACATCTTAGAATGCTGTTCGTGTGATTCCACCCAATGATGATGAAAAGAAGCCCCCGTGGAGGTATGTTGAGATATTGTAATCCTGCACTTATATATGCACTGCTTTAGCTTTATATTATTCCTACTTTGGTAAGATACTGGAATCTGATGTTGATGACTTGGTGTTGCGTGCTCTGCTATATATGCTAATGTCTAATTTactcttcaattttttttctattttttaatatatgtgtatatatatgtgtatctCTGTATTGTTTTTGGGAAGATGGTGTATCAGCGTATCACATATCCGTATCCGTATCGCCGTATCTGGGTAACGTAGATCACCACAAGTTTTAGATTGCTACGTGCACACCGATACTAGTAAGGGCAACAATCATAGGCTCCCCACGTGGGCCTATCGCTCTCTTACCAGAACGATCTAAAGCTACAAGTGAATCAACCCATAAATACTTGGGTTACCCACTTATTTAATTTATAAGTTAATTTGTGATTTGACCCACCTACGTACTGTCAAAAGTCCATCTTGACCACCCACCTTCTTCTTTCCCGGTCCGACGTTACTATGAGATATATATCGTCATTTCAAAACTGAGAGTGGTACTACACGTGATAATCACGCGGTTTCGTAAACCCCGATGGCTAGATCCCCGCGAGACCGCATGGACGCGGTCCACGAACCTGGCggtgcacctcctcctccacggcgaAGAAGACGTGGAGGAGAGTAAATAAGCAATCAGGCCCACGGCCCAATCGCCgtccaccacccaccacccTCACCGACCCAAAACCACCTCACTCACCAACCCAActctgtactgtactgtaccgtacccgccctcccctcccactgacactccgggcccacctgtcggcgcgaCTCTTCCacgctcccctcctctcctcggaGATTTTTTCCAcgcattttttaattttttttctgcagtTCACACGCTCTTCTCCTCCCACTCTTCCGCCGCGCTATATAAGCCGCGCGAGGCGTCGTTGCCTCGTCGGCGAAGTCAATCCGGCGATCCCCGGCGAGCGAGAGATCGCAGCAAGCTGCTACACAGATCTCACGACATGgccgaggcggcgtcggcggcggcggcggcgacgacggagcagGCGAatgggagcagcggcggcgagcagaaGACGCGGCACTCGGAGGTCGGCCACAAGAGCCTCCTCAAGAGCGACGATCTCTACCAGGTAACCCGCCGTCTCCGGCCATCCCCTCCTCGCCGGAAaacctccgccgccgtggctGACCTTGCCTGACTCGGTGTTCGCTTCCGCAGTACATCCTGGAGACGAGCGTGTACCCGCGCGAGCACGAGTGCATGAAGGAGCTCCGCGAGGTCACCGCCAACCATCCATGGTACGCCATgaatcccctcctcctcctcctcttggccCCGAATCGGAGCTCGGCGACATCGATTTGATTCGATTGGGAGGGATCGATGTTGTTCTTGCAGGAACCTGATGACGACGTCGGCGGACGAGGGGCAATTCCTGAACCTGCTGCTCAAGCTCATCGGCGCCAAGAAGACCATGGAGATCGGCGTCTACACCGGCTACTCCCTCCTCGCCACTGCCCTCGCCATCCCCGACGACGGCACGGTCAGCAACACGCAAATCCCCCCTCTCTTCCATCGCAGATCTGGCAATAAACCCAATCGATTAATGATGCAGATCTTGGCGATGGACATCAACCGCGAGAACTACGAGCTGGGGCTCCCGTCGATCGAGAAGGCGGGAGTGGCGCACAAGATCGACTTCCGGGAGGGACCCGCGCTGCCGGTGCTGGACCagctggtggaggaggagggcaacCATGGGTCGTTCGACTTCGTGTTCGTCGACGCCGACAAGGACAACTACCTCAACTACCACGAGCGGCTGATGAAGCTGGTCAAGGTCGGCGGCCTCGTCGGCTACGACAACACGCTCTGGAACGGCTCCGTCGTGCTCCCCGCCGACGCCCCCATGCGCAAGTACATCCGCTACTACCGCGACTTCGTGCTCGAGCTCAACaaggccctcgccgccgaccaccgcgtCGAGATCTGCCAGCTCCCCGTCGGCGACGGCATCACCCTCTGCCGCCGCGTCAAGTGAGCCCACCGCCGTCGCGAGTGCGACTCCGGCCGATGCCCAAGAACTAgtcatttataaatttataaattataactAAGTTGTATaatttttggctttttttttgtaatttgaaAGGTACTGGAAAACGTTATTTGATATATGTATAAATGTTGAGACAATAATATTATTGCATTATAAATTGACCTGGTTTTTGTTAGCTTTC from Oryza glaberrima chromosome 6, OglaRS2, whole genome shotgun sequence includes these protein-coding regions:
- the LOC127776329 gene encoding caffeoyl-CoA O-methyltransferase 1, encoding MMMKRSPRGVHTLFSSHSSAALYKPREASLPRRRSQSGDPRRARDRSKLLHRSHDMAEAASAAAAATTEQANGSSGGEQKTRHSEVGHKSLLKSDDLYQYILETSVYPREHECMKELREVTANHPWNLMTTSADEGQFLNLLLKLIGAKKTMEIGVYTGYSLLATALAIPDDGTILAMDINRENYELGLPSIEKAGVAHKIDFREGPALPVLDQLVEEEGNHGSFDFVFVDADKDNYLNYHERLMKLVKVGGLVGYDNTLWNGSVVLPADAPMRKYIRYYRDFVLELNKALAADHRVEICQLPVGDGITLCRRVK